The nucleotide window CATCGGAAGTCGCGGGGTACGGCCCGCCATGCACCATCGAATCGCAAACTTCCACACCGGTCGGATAGCCGTTGAGCAGGATCCGTCCGACCTTCTGTTCCAGCAATGCCGTCAGCTCACCAAAGCGTTCGAAGTCCGCCGGCTCACCGATAACGGTCGCCGTCAGCTGTCCGTGCAGGCCATTCAACGCGGCACTGAGTTGCGCCTGACCCGCCACTTCGACGAACACCGTGGTCGGGCCGAATACTTCCTCTTGCAGCACTTCATCGCCATCGAGCAACAGGCTGACATCGGCCTTGAACAGTTGCGGCTGCGCCTGATTGCCTTGTTGCGGGTTGCCCGCCAGATGCTCGATCTTCGGATGCGCGAGAAGCTTCTGCAGGCCTTTGCCATAGCTGCTCAATGTGCCGGCGTTGAGCATGGTTTGCGCCGGCTGATCGCCGATCAGCCCGGCCACCTGTTGCACGAACGCGCTGAACTGCGGCGAACAAATGCCGATCACCAACCCTGGATTAGTACAGAACTGACCACACCCCTGGACCACCGAAGCCGTGAGGTCACGGGCGACGCTTTCAGCACGAGTTTCCAGCGCCTGCGGCAACACGATCACCGGGTTGATGCTCGACATCTCGGCGAACACCGGAATCGGCTGCGCACGTGCCGCGGCCATGTCGCACAGCGCACGACCACCCTTCAGCGAACCGGTAAAGCCGACGGCTTGAATCGCCGGGTGTTTGACCAGCGCTTCACCCACCCCGCCGCCGTAGATCATGTTGAACACACCGGCCGGCATGGCGGTTTTCTCGGCGGCGCGGATCACGGCGTCAGCCACCCATTCAGCAGTTGCCATGTGGCCACTGTGAGCCTTGAACACCACCGGGCAGCCGGCGGCCAAGGCTGAAGCGGTGTCCCCCCCAGCCGTGGAAAACGCCAACGGAAAGTTACTCGCACCAAACACCGCTACCGGCCCCAGGCCAATTCGGTACTGACGCAGGTCCGGACGCGGCAATGGCTTGCGCTCAGGCAGCGCCCGATCGATCCGCGCCCCATAGAAATCACCGCGCCGCAGCACCTTGGCGAACAAACGCATCTGGCCGCTGGTGCGACCACGCTCACCTTGAATCCGTGCCGCCGGCAACGCCGTTTCGCGGCAGACCACCGCCACGAACTCATCGCCCAGGGCGTCCAGCTCATCGGCAATCGCATCCAGAAACTGCGCGCGGCGCTCAGCGCTCAGGCTGCGATAGGCCGGGTACGCAGCAGCGGCAGCCTTCGCGGCGGCGTCGACCTCATCAAGGGTGGCCTGATAAAAATCGTGGGGCAAGGCCTCGCCGGTGCTGGCATCGACGCTCTGGAGTTTGA belongs to Pseudomonas sp. B21-015 and includes:
- a CDS encoding aldehyde dehydrogenase (NADP(+)), whose product is MTRILGHNYIGGQRSATGTVKLQSVDASTGEALPHDFYQATLDEVDAAAKAAAAAYPAYRSLSAERRAQFLDAIADELDALGDEFVAVVCRETALPAARIQGERGRTSGQMRLFAKVLRRGDFYGARIDRALPERKPLPRPDLRQYRIGLGPVAVFGASNFPLAFSTAGGDTASALAAGCPVVFKAHSGHMATAEWVADAVIRAAEKTAMPAGVFNMIYGGGVGEALVKHPAIQAVGFTGSLKGGRALCDMAAARAQPIPVFAEMSSINPVIVLPQALETRAESVARDLTASVVQGCGQFCTNPGLVIGICSPQFSAFVQQVAGLIGDQPAQTMLNAGTLSSYGKGLQKLLAHPKIEHLAGNPQQGNQAQPQLFKADVSLLLDGDEVLQEEVFGPTTVFVEVAGQAQLSAALNGLHGQLTATVIGEPADFERFGELTALLEQKVGRILLNGYPTGVEVCDSMVHGGPYPATSDARGTSVGTLAIDRFLRPVCFQNYPDSLLPEALKNGNPLRIQRLVDGKPSRDAL